Proteins from a genomic interval of Lolium perenne isolate Kyuss_39 chromosome 1, Kyuss_2.0, whole genome shotgun sequence:
- the LOC127301916 gene encoding alpha-galactosidase, which produces MECGRGPPWTRLPALILLLLACAVAGRECRVVHVAEAHRRSMLANGLGSTPPMGWNSWNHFACDGNGEVVIRETADALVSTGLAAAGYRYVNLDDCWAEPERDAKGYLVANKKTFPHGIKALADYVHSKGLKLGIYSDAGYKTCAKAQPGSLGYEEKDAKTFASWGVDYLKYDNCNNGDLKPLQRYPDMSKALMKTGRPIYFSLCEWGDMHPAKWGAAYGNSWRTTDDIQDTWESMTSRADQNEVWAEYARPGGWNDPDMLEVGNGGMTNDEYIVHFSIWAISKAPLIIGCDVRHMSQNTYDIIANKEVIAVNQDRLGIQGKKVRMQGSQELWAAPLTGYRMAVLLVNRHAKDDAEITVHWDDIGLPAGTTVEARDLWLHKTLDAKFTDKMAFNLTSHTARMFVLTPLKSQMN; this is translated from the exons ATGGAGTGTGGTCGTGGCCCGCCGTGGACCAGGCTGCCGGCGCTGATACTTCTGCTGCTGGCCTGCGCCGTCGCCGGCCGCGAGTGCAGGGTGGTGCACGTCGCAGAGGCGCACCGGAGGAGCATGCTGGCCAACGGCCTCGGCTCGACTCCACCCATGGG GTGGAACAGCTGGAACCATTTCGCGTGCGACGGCAACGGCGAGGTTGTCATCAGGGAGACCG CCGACGCGCTTGTCTCCACCGGGCTCGCAGCTGCCGGCTACAGATACGTCAATCTTG ATGATTGCTGGGCAGAACCCGAACGCGATGCAAAG GGCTATCTTGTGGCGAACAAGAAGACGTTCCCGCATGGGATCAAAGCGCTTGCAGACTACGTCCACAGCAAGGGGCTCAAGCTTGGGATCTACTCTGATGCAGG ATACAAGACGTGCGCGAAGGCTCAGCCTGGATCCCTCGGCTACGAGGAGAAGGACGCCAAAACATTCGCCTCCTGG GGCGTGGACTACCTCAAGTACGACAACTGCAACAACGGCGACCTGAAGCCGCTGCAGAGGTACCCTGACATGAGCAAGGCTCTGATGAAGACCGGCCGCCCCATCTACTTCTCGCTCTGTGAATG GGGCGACATGCACCCGGCGAAGTGGGGCGCTGCGTACGGCAACAGCTGGAGAACCACCGACGACATCCAGGACACCTGGGAGAG CATGACCTCGAGGGCCGACCAGAACGAGGTGTGGGCGGAGTACGCGCGCCCCGGCGGCTGGAACG ATCCGGACATGCTGGAGGTGGGCAACGGGGGGATGACCAACGACGAGTACATCGTGCACTTCAGCATCTGGGCCATCTCAAAG GCGCCTCTGATCATCGGCTGCGATGTGAGGCACATGTCGCAGAACACCTACGACATAATCGCCAACAAGGAGGTGATCGCCGTCAACCAAG ACCGTCTTGGCATCCAGGGGAAGAAAGTAAGGATGCAGGGGAGCCAAGAG CTCTGGGCTGCGCCGCTGACGGGGTACAGGATGGCGGTGCTGCTGGTGAACCGTCACGCCAAGGACGACGCCGAGATCACCGTGCACTGGGACGACATCGGTCTCCCCGCCGGCACGACCGTCGAGGCCAGGGACCTCTGGCTG CACAAGACTCTGGACGCCAAGTTCACGGACAAGATGGCCTTCAACCTGACGTCGCACACGGCCAGGATGTTCGTGCTCACGCCTCTCAAGTCTCAGATGAACTAA